CTGGTTCTTGTCATCATCTGCATCTGTCTAGTAGTGCTGGCGACTCGCAGAGCCCGTCCACTTTCCAGATTGGGTCGGGCAAGAAGGACTGTGGACAAAGTCCTGGCTTGGAGTGCCCTTCTTCTTATGGTTGCTGGTTTCTTACTGTCATTTCTTCTTGCTGCTGCTCTGATCGCGGTGCTCTTGGGGACATTTAGTGAATGGGTCGTCATAGTCGTCGCGTTAGTCTTAGTTGCCCTGTTTGCGATCTTTGTTGAGAAGGGACTTGATGGGTCTGAACAGCCGGACTAGAGCGAGGAAGATGGCCGCAGTCTTGCCCCGATCTCAAAGGCTCTGAGGAAATGGTCGCAGTGCATAGGGGAGTGCGACAATCTCTCGGACTGGCAGTGGTTCCACAACAAGGATTATTAGGATGGAGACAGATTCGAATGCAGAGTCGCGGAGGAGAGAATGAGAAAGAGGACGTTGGCTGTGGCACTCCTGATGTTCTTGAGCTTCCTCTTCACGGTCGTCGCTGCAACTCCCTCCGCATCGGCTCAGAATGTTCCCCCGACCTGCAGCATTCGGAATCCGACCCCTGGAGCTTGGGTCGGTGGCGATTGGACGGTTTGGGGCATGGCCAATGACACTGACGGAACGTTGGTGAGTGTGGAAATACGGATAGATGAAGGTCCTTGGTTTGAGGCCAACTGGTCTGAGGTCAACGGCACAAGATTCTGGATTCTTGAATGGGACACCACGGAGGTTCAGGAAGGAGATCACGCAATCTACGCTCGTTCCTACGACGGCGAGGACTACTCTGAAACTGCACAGGTGAACGTGTGGGTTGAACAAGTGCATGGTGACACTGTTCACACTATTCTAGGACTACCTGGCTGGCTGTGGACAATCATCGTTTCTGTGGTCATCGTTGTCATGACTGCAGTTCTGCTTCTTCTTCTCGCTAGAAAGAGAAAACGAGGACAATCTGGGGACGAGACTCCTGAGACTTGAAAAGGGATCCAGTCTATTCTGATTATCGAACATGTCTGACTTCAATGAGAAGAGCGACATTCCAAGCTGAAGTAGAGAGGCTTGCCCTCGGAAAAGATAGAAATAGGAACACCCATTCGGTAGTCGAGGCGGGAATATGGCCATGAGGAGATATCTGGAGCATTTCGAGGATATGCAGGTTGTTGAGGAACCGGTGAAAGACGACTCCTTCATCACAAAGAAGCTGAGGGAGAATCCAACCACCCCGTTCCTGTTCGAGGATTTCAACGGCTTCCGAGTCGCAGGAAACGTCTGGGCGACCCGCAAGAGGATTGCCCGCGCGTTGGACCAGACACCCGAGGATCTCCTTCTGAAGATGCTTGAAGCCATGAAGAATCCCGCGGACTTCGATGTAATCGAGGATGCCCCCGTTCTCAAGAACGTTGTCGAGGATGTGAACCTGACAGAGTCCCCGATCACCAAGTGGTACCCAAAGGACGGTGGAAGATACGTCACATCCGACGTCGTCGTCGCTGAGCTAGGCGAGAAGAGGAACATGTCCTTCCACAGGATGATGGTTCTGGACGAGACGAGGCTCGCAGCACGCGTCGTCCCGAGGCATCTGTACGCGATGTGGAAGGAAGCCATTGAGCGGGGAGAGGAGCTCAAGATTGCCGTGGCGATAGGGCTCTGCCCGTCGATTCTTCTGCCGGCGGGCATGTCCGTGAGCTACGAGACGGATGAGCTGAGGATCGCGGCGGCTCTGAGGCTCGCCACGCTGGGCGAGAATATCGGGGCTACGAGGATCAAGAGCGGCCTCACCGTCCCCGGGTACGCGGAGTACGTCCTCGAGGGCAGGATGATCGACGAGACCGAGAAGGAGGGCCCCTTCGTGGACATCACCGGCACGTACGACATAGTAAGGGACGAGCCCGTCGTCGTGATCGACCGCATCTATCACATGGACGACCCGATATTCCACGCCCTCCTGCCGGGCGGGAGGGAGCACTACCTCTTCATGGGGATGCCGCGCGAACCGCAGATCTACGATAGCGTGAAGAAGGTCGTCCCCAAGGTCGGCGGGGTCCGCCTGACCGAGGGAGGGTGCTGCTGGCTTCACGGGGTCGTCTCCATCGAGAAGCAGGTCGAGGGCGACCAGAAGAACGCGATGATGGCCGCATTCACGGGACACCCGTCCATGAAGCGGATCGTGGTCGTGGACACCGATATCGATATCTACGATGACAGGGACGTCGAATGGGCGCTGGCCACGCGGTTCCAGGCGGACAGGGGCATGCTCAAGGTGAAGGGCGCCCGCGGGAGCTCTCTGGACCCGAGCGCGGGAGGCACGACGACGAAGCTGGGAATGGACGCGACCAAGCCGCTGGGCGGCGAGGGCTTCGACAAGGCTGCCCCGTGACTCTCTTCGGCATCTACCGGTTCCAGACGCGAGGAGAATCGCTGGAAGGATAGAACGATTAAATAGTGGTATCAGGATTCAAACCCGGGAGAAGGGGGAGATCATGGGAAAGGCGCAGAGAATCGGGACGTACGTCGAGGACCTTGACAGGCACATGGAAGGTGGCATTCCGGCAGGCTACACGGTGCTCGTCTGCGGTCCGTCCGGCAGCATGAAGTCGACATTCGCCTTCAATATTCTCTACAACGCGTCGAGGGACAGCGGCATGAGGGGCCTCTACATCTCGATGGAGCAGAGCAAGGAAAACCTCCTGGACCACATGGCCTCGCTGGGCATGGACGTCTCCAAGGCCAAGAACCTGAACGTCGTCGACATGGGTCGCCTCAGGCGGGAACTCGGAAAGGCGAAGTCCGAGGACTGGTTCGACACGCTGTACTCGCAGCTCAAGAAGTACAAGAAGGAGTTCGACTGCGACATCCTGGCCCTGGACTCGCTCGATGCGCTCTACGCGCTCACGGTCCTCGAGAACCCGAGGAACCAACTCTTCCATTTCTTCGAGGACCTGAGGGAGCTGGGGACGACCAACCTGCTCGTGTCCGAGATGCCCCGCAACGACGTCCTCTTCGGCAAGCACGGGGTCGAGGAGTTCCTGTCCGACGGGATAATCCACCTGCGCTTCAGGGAGATAGAAATCGGCAGGACGCCCTCCGTGCGGAGGTACATCGGGATAGTGAAGATGAGGG
The sequence above is drawn from the Candidatus Thermoplasmatota archaeon genome and encodes:
- a CDS encoding UbiD family decarboxylase, which produces MAMRRYLEHFEDMQVVEEPVKDDSFITKKLRENPTTPFLFEDFNGFRVAGNVWATRKRIARALDQTPEDLLLKMLEAMKNPADFDVIEDAPVLKNVVEDVNLTESPITKWYPKDGGRYVTSDVVVAELGEKRNMSFHRMMVLDETRLAARVVPRHLYAMWKEAIERGEELKIAVAIGLCPSILLPAGMSVSYETDELRIAAALRLATLGENIGATRIKSGLTVPGYAEYVLEGRMIDETEKEGPFVDITGTYDIVRDEPVVVIDRIYHMDDPIFHALLPGGREHYLFMGMPREPQIYDSVKKVVPKVGGVRLTEGGCCWLHGVVSIEKQVEGDQKNAMMAAFTGHPSMKRIVVVDTDIDIYDDRDVEWALATRFQADRGMLKVKGARGSSLDPSAGGTTTKLGMDATKPLGGEGFDKAAP
- a CDS encoding Ig-like domain-containing protein, coding for MRKRTLAVALLMFLSFLFTVVAATPSASAQNVPPTCSIRNPTPGAWVGGDWTVWGMANDTDGTLVSVEIRIDEGPWFEANWSEVNGTRFWILEWDTTEVQEGDHAIYARSYDGEDYSETAQVNVWVEQVHGDTVHTILGLPGWLWTIIVSVVIVVMTAVLLLLLARKRKRGQSGDETPET
- a CDS encoding AAA family ATPase, which encodes MGKAQRIGTYVEDLDRHMEGGIPAGYTVLVCGPSGSMKSTFAFNILYNASRDSGMRGLYISMEQSKENLLDHMASLGMDVSKAKNLNVVDMGRLRRELGKAKSEDWFDTLYSQLKKYKKEFDCDILALDSLDALYALTVLENPRNQLFHFFEDLRELGTTNLLVSEMPRNDVLFGKHGVEEFLSDGIIHLRFREIEIGRTPSVRRYIGIVKMRGTSHDLDYYPLLVEKGRFEIVVE